A portion of the Scleropages formosus chromosome 13, fSclFor1.1, whole genome shotgun sequence genome contains these proteins:
- the LOC108925209 gene encoding SLAIN motif-containing protein-like isoform X1 gives MVVPEVGTVVQKADNGTSGLGQSMEQNTTGEELEEVRKLQELVRRLEIQNQTLRNRGGRAPNSNLRMGDNVNARVPSERAADHTLGSKDNVNLCDRDFEPSPQQDGSSTSSSSGNISPLPEASRLEEEVGAREGHLQGREASEEMQCQTAHSPRHETHGETDTEADGCALDEVEVLDLEDYDETEEEDSWLYVSPKKQVLAEKRPESPLKWCRQVLDHPSPETEVACRTLINRLDHSTRWRNMYSSSSQCSSGPGSEAGPGPALISPGYHKSTNKSLLTCGSSGYMSMHSALSSQSSIDSELSTSDDSISMGYKLQDLTDVQIMARLQEESLRQDYASSSASVSRRSSSASLQSLRRGTYSDQEFDSYSLEDEEDGCFSVSHRLQRCSPSPLSSPRCQSPSALAEYSRLSAQRARPPRRSLQGPGPELLKFAKTEEELRHSMPNLAPRTSLRSLEAVRNSRSMEANLQSPGGRISRLPHSSSTGMSSTRLRGSGQSPLSLRAPVKALSPVGSMVGVRQPQRGHAATQEGALGGVRRGQSPGLSNGGSSSASRINTVGVKSAPTRARDSLGGPAAAPRSRLAQPARRSLGLTKSCKPAVDESWKDGCY, from the exons ATGGTGGTGCCAGAGGTTGGCACTGTGGTCCAGAAAGCAGACAACGGTACCAGTGGGTTGGGGCAGAGCATGGAGCAGAACACCACGGGCGAAGAGTTGGAGGAGGTACGGAAGCTGCAGGAGTTGGTGCGGAGGCTGGAGATCCAGAATCAAACGCTGCGCAACAGAGGCGGCAGGGCACCAAACAGCAACTTGAGGATGGGAGACAACGTCAATGCTAGGGTGCCATCCGAGAGAGCAGCGGACCATACCCTTGGTTCTAAGGACAATGTCAACCTCTGTGACAGGGACTTTGAGCCATCACCCCAGCAGGatggcagcagcaccagcagcagcagcggcaacATTTCCCCCCTTCCAGAGGCCAGCAGGCTGGAAGAAGAGGTTGGGGCAAGGGAAGGACACCTTCAGGGCAGAGAGGCATCAGAGGAAATGCAGTGCCAAACTGCGCACAGCCCAAGGCATGAGACCCATGGTGAGACGGACACGGAGGCAGATGGGTGTGCCCTGGATGAAGTAGAGGTGCTTGACCTGGAGGACTATGATGAAACAGAGGAAGAAGACAGCTG GCTGTACGTGTCCCCGAAGAAACAGGTGCTGGCAGAGAAGAGGCCAGAGTCTCCTTTGAAGTGGTGCCGGCAGGTGCTGGACCATCCAAGTCCCGAGACGGAGGTTGCCTGCCGCACACTTATCAACCGTCTTGATCATT CCACTCGATGGAGGAACATGTATAGCAGCTCCTCTCAGTGTTCCTCCGGGCCCGGCTCGGAGGCTGGCCCTGGCCCTGCCTTAATCTCTCCTGGGTACCACAAATCAACTAACAAATCACTACTAACCTGTGGCAGCTCAG GTTATATGAGCATGCACTCCGCCTTAAGCTCACAGTCCTCCATAGACAGCGAGCTGAGCACTTCGGACGACTCCATCTCCATGGGCTACAAGCTGCAGGACCTCACAGATGTCCAAATTATGGCTCGCCTTCAGGAGGAAA gCCTAAGGCAGGACTAcgcctccagctcagcctcagTTTCACGCCGAAGCTCCAGCGCCTCGCTGCAGTCCTTGCGGCGCGGCACGTACAGTGACCAGGAGTTTGACTCCTACAGTTTGGAAGATGAGGAGGATGGTTGTTTTTCCGTGTCCCACCGTTTGCAACGCTGCTCGCCCTCCCCCCTGAGCTCACCTCGGTGCCAGTCCCCAAGTGCCCTGGCTGAGTACAGTCGCCTAAGCGCCCAGCGGGCCCGGCCTCCCCGACGCTCACTGCAGGGCCCTGGCCCTGAGCTGCTCAAGTTTGCCAAGACCGAGG AGGAGCTTAGGCACAGTATGCCTAACCTGGCCCCGCGTACAAGTTTACGCTCACTGGAAGCAGTGAGGAACAGCCGCAGCATGGAGGCCAACCTACAGAGTCCTGGCGGCCGAATATCCCGCCTGCCTCACTCCTCCAGCACGG GCATGTCCTCCACCAGACTGCGTGGCAGTGGCCAGTCCCCCCTTTCTCTTCGTGCCCCTGTCAAAGCACTGAGCCCAGTGGGCTCCATGGTTGGAGTGCGGCAGCCTCAAAGGGGGCACGCTGCGACTCAGGAGGGGGCCTTAGGGGGAGTAAGGAGAGGGCAGTCGCCAGGGCTGTCCAATGGGGGATCATCCTCAGCCAGCAGGATTAACACTGTCGGGGTCAAGAGTGCACCAACCCGGGCCCGTGATTCACTGGGGGGACCAGCAGCTGCCCCCCGGAGCAGATTGGCTCAACCTGCTAGGAG ATCCCTGGGATTGACCAAGTCGTGCAAACCTGCAGTTGATGAGTCATGGAAGGATGGTTGTTATTGA
- the LOC108925209 gene encoding SLAIN motif-containing protein-like isoform X2 — translation MVVPEVGTVVQKADNGTSGLGQSMEQNTTGEELEEVRKLQELVRRLEIQNQTLRNRGGRAPNSNLRMGDNVNARVPSERAADHTLGSKDNVNLCDRDFEPSPQQDGSSTSSSSGNISPLPEASRLEEEVGAREGHLQGREASEEMQCQTAHSPRHETHGETDTEADGCALDEVEVLDLEDYDETEEEDSWLYVSPKKQVLAEKRPESPLKWCRQVLDHPSPETEVACRTLINRLDHCYMSMHSALSSQSSIDSELSTSDDSISMGYKLQDLTDVQIMARLQEESLRQDYASSSASVSRRSSSASLQSLRRGTYSDQEFDSYSLEDEEDGCFSVSHRLQRCSPSPLSSPRCQSPSALAEYSRLSAQRARPPRRSLQGPGPELLKFAKTEEELRHSMPNLAPRTSLRSLEAVRNSRSMEANLQSPGGRISRLPHSSSTGMSSTRLRGSGQSPLSLRAPVKALSPVGSMVGVRQPQRGHAATQEGALGGVRRGQSPGLSNGGSSSASRINTVGVKSAPTRARDSLGGPAAAPRSRLAQPARRSLGLTKSCKPAVDESWKDGCY, via the exons ATGGTGGTGCCAGAGGTTGGCACTGTGGTCCAGAAAGCAGACAACGGTACCAGTGGGTTGGGGCAGAGCATGGAGCAGAACACCACGGGCGAAGAGTTGGAGGAGGTACGGAAGCTGCAGGAGTTGGTGCGGAGGCTGGAGATCCAGAATCAAACGCTGCGCAACAGAGGCGGCAGGGCACCAAACAGCAACTTGAGGATGGGAGACAACGTCAATGCTAGGGTGCCATCCGAGAGAGCAGCGGACCATACCCTTGGTTCTAAGGACAATGTCAACCTCTGTGACAGGGACTTTGAGCCATCACCCCAGCAGGatggcagcagcaccagcagcagcagcggcaacATTTCCCCCCTTCCAGAGGCCAGCAGGCTGGAAGAAGAGGTTGGGGCAAGGGAAGGACACCTTCAGGGCAGAGAGGCATCAGAGGAAATGCAGTGCCAAACTGCGCACAGCCCAAGGCATGAGACCCATGGTGAGACGGACACGGAGGCAGATGGGTGTGCCCTGGATGAAGTAGAGGTGCTTGACCTGGAGGACTATGATGAAACAGAGGAAGAAGACAGCTG GCTGTACGTGTCCCCGAAGAAACAGGTGCTGGCAGAGAAGAGGCCAGAGTCTCCTTTGAAGTGGTGCCGGCAGGTGCTGGACCATCCAAGTCCCGAGACGGAGGTTGCCTGCCGCACACTTATCAACCGTCTTGATCATT GTTATATGAGCATGCACTCCGCCTTAAGCTCACAGTCCTCCATAGACAGCGAGCTGAGCACTTCGGACGACTCCATCTCCATGGGCTACAAGCTGCAGGACCTCACAGATGTCCAAATTATGGCTCGCCTTCAGGAGGAAA gCCTAAGGCAGGACTAcgcctccagctcagcctcagTTTCACGCCGAAGCTCCAGCGCCTCGCTGCAGTCCTTGCGGCGCGGCACGTACAGTGACCAGGAGTTTGACTCCTACAGTTTGGAAGATGAGGAGGATGGTTGTTTTTCCGTGTCCCACCGTTTGCAACGCTGCTCGCCCTCCCCCCTGAGCTCACCTCGGTGCCAGTCCCCAAGTGCCCTGGCTGAGTACAGTCGCCTAAGCGCCCAGCGGGCCCGGCCTCCCCGACGCTCACTGCAGGGCCCTGGCCCTGAGCTGCTCAAGTTTGCCAAGACCGAGG AGGAGCTTAGGCACAGTATGCCTAACCTGGCCCCGCGTACAAGTTTACGCTCACTGGAAGCAGTGAGGAACAGCCGCAGCATGGAGGCCAACCTACAGAGTCCTGGCGGCCGAATATCCCGCCTGCCTCACTCCTCCAGCACGG GCATGTCCTCCACCAGACTGCGTGGCAGTGGCCAGTCCCCCCTTTCTCTTCGTGCCCCTGTCAAAGCACTGAGCCCAGTGGGCTCCATGGTTGGAGTGCGGCAGCCTCAAAGGGGGCACGCTGCGACTCAGGAGGGGGCCTTAGGGGGAGTAAGGAGAGGGCAGTCGCCAGGGCTGTCCAATGGGGGATCATCCTCAGCCAGCAGGATTAACACTGTCGGGGTCAAGAGTGCACCAACCCGGGCCCGTGATTCACTGGGGGGACCAGCAGCTGCCCCCCGGAGCAGATTGGCTCAACCTGCTAGGAG ATCCCTGGGATTGACCAAGTCGTGCAAACCTGCAGTTGATGAGTCATGGAAGGATGGTTGTTATTGA
- the znf711 gene encoding zinc finger protein 711, translating into MDQGGGVLELHAQDLKMPHTMIMQDFVAGMGSMAHIDGDHIVVSVPETVLVSDVTDEGITLEHGLEPGVMEGPDIGHEDVVTAEGVIVPESILGAEVAIEEALDSDDHVLTTDLIEETVHMPDQVFVADLMSHPQDSHLDHEMVSEEVMVTNSDSETVIQAHEGLPASTVTINTDNDEDGKNTSEDYLMISLDDVGEKLDIGNVPLKISTEMTQGDDPKEGDYGSEVIKVYIFKAQADDDVDIGGTEVVAESDFHNGSAVLDSGAVGLLSREKMVYMTVKDTGQKDEDINCAEVADEVYMEVIVGEEEAPPVQESQLEDPAVNKTFIPVALTAAYGNKLETSLENKNGLTPQYLQISDSISSSRALKQKMRKKKRGETRYCQTAVIIGPDGQPLTVYPCHICGKKFKSRGFLKRHMKNHPDHVFKKKYQCTDCDFTTNKKVNFHNHIESHKLIIKNEKVPEFTEYTRRYCEASPLSPNKLILHDKEPKLHKCKYCEYETAEQGLLNRHLLAVHSKNFAHVCVECAKGFRHPSELKKHMRTHTGEKPYQCQHCEFRCADQSNLKTHIKCKHGTELPYKCSQCPQAFADDKELQRHIEIFQGHKAHQCPHCDHKSTNSSDLKRHIISVHTKDFPHKCDVCDKGFHRPSELKKHAETHKGSKVHQCRHCDFKISDPFTLSRHILSVHTKDLPFKCKRCKRGFRHQNELKKHMKTHSGRKVYQCQYCEYNTTDASGFKRHVISIHTKDYPHRCDYCKKGFRRPSEKNQHIMRHHKDTLL; encoded by the exons ATGGACCAAGGCGGAGGGGTGCTGGAGCTACACGCACAGGACCTGAAAATGCCCCATACAATGATAATGCAAGATTTCG TGGCAGGAATGGGGAGTATGGCCCATATTGATGGTGACCACATAGTGGTATCAGTGCCAGAAACAGTCTTGGTATCGGATGTGACGGATGAGGGAATCACACTGGAACATGGGCTGGAGCCTGGGGTGATGGAGGGACCGGACATTGGGCACGAGGATGTGGTGACAGCAGAAGGCGTGATTGTGCCGGAGTCTATCCTTGGAGCGGAGGTTGCCATTGAAGAGGCCCTGGACTCGGACGACCACGTACTCACCACTGACCTCATTGAAGAAACCGTGCATATGCCTGATCAGGTCTTTGTTGCAGACCTTATGTCACATCCCCAGGACAGCCACTTGGATCACGAGATGGTCTCTGAGGAGGTAATGGTTACCAACTCTGATTCAGAGACTGTCATCCAGGCACATGAGGGCCTGCCTGCCTCCACTGTCACCATCAACACAGACAATGATGAGGATGGCAAAAACACTTCTGAGGACTATCTGATGATCTCTT TGGATGACGTCGGGGAAAAGCTTGACATTGGAAATGTTCCCCTGAAGATCAGCACTGAGATGACTCAGGGTGATGACCCCAAAGAGGGTGACTATGGTTCTGAGGTCATCAAGGTGTACATCTTCAAAGCTCAAGCAGATGATGATGTGGATATTG GTGGGACAGAGGTGGTGGCTGAAAGTGACTTCCACAACGGCAGTGCCGTGCTGGACTCTGGGGCTGTGGGCCTGCTGTCTAGAGAGAAGATGGTCTACATGACAGTGAAAGACACTGGCCAGAAGGATGAAGACATCA ACTGTGCAGAGGTAGCTGATGAGGTGTACATGGAGGTGATTGTGGGGGAGGAGGAAGCCCCCCCTGTCCAGGAGTCTCAGCTGGAGGACCCAGCAGTCAATAAGACATTCATTCCTGTGGCCCTCACAGCAGCTTACG GGAATAAACTGGAAACTAGCCTGGAAAACAAGAACGGCCTAACCCCCCAGTACCTGCAGATCAGTGACAGCATCAGCAGTAGCAGAGCACTCAAGCAGAAgatgagaaagaagaagagaggGGAGACACGCTACTGCCAAACTG CTGTTATTATTGGGCCAGATGGACAGCCCCTGACGGTGTACCCCTGCCATATCTGTGGCAAGAAATTCAAATCACGGGGGTTCCTAAAACGACACATGAAGAACCACCCTGACCACGTTTTCAAAAAGAAGTACCAGTGCACGGACTGTGACTTTACCACAAACAAGAAGGTGAACTTCCACAATCACATTGAGAGCCATAAGCTTATCATCAAGAACGAGAAAGTCCCAGAATTCACGGAATACACAAGACGCTACTGTGAGGCCAGCCCGCTTAGCCCAAACAAGCTCATTTTGCATGACAAGGAGCCCAAGCTGCACAAGTGCAAGTACTGTGAGTACGAGACAGCTGAACAGGGCCTCCTCAaccgccacctgctggccgtgCACAGCAAGAACTTTGCTCATGTGTGCGTGGAGTGCGCCAAGGGCTTCCGCCACCCGTCAGAACTCAAGAAGCACATGAGGACGCATACGGGTGAGAAGCCCTATCAGTGCCAGCACTGTGAGTTCCGCTGTGCCGACCAGTCTAACCTAAAGACTCACATCAAGTGCAAACACGGCACTGAGCTTCCCTACAAATGCAGCCAGTGCCCCCAGGCGTTCGCAGATGACAAGGAGCTGCAAAGGCACATTGAGATCTTCCAGGGCCACAAAGCGCACCAGTGTCCACACTGTGATCACAAGAGCACCAACTCCAGTGATCTGAAGAGGCATATAATCTCAGTGCACACCAAGGACTTCCCACACAAGTGTGACGTCTGTGACAAGGGCTTCCACCGGCCCTCTGAACTTAAAAAGCATGCAGAGACTCACAAAGGCAGTAAGGTGCACCAGTGCCGGCACTGTGACTTCAAGATCTCTGACCCCTTCACGCTCAGCCGACACATCCTTTCGGTTCACACGAAGGACCTGCCCTTCAAGTGCAAGCGCTGCAAGCGAGGTTTCCGCCACCAGAATGAACTGAAGAAGCACATGAAGACGCACAGTGGCCGCAAGGTATACCAGTGCCAGTACTGCGAATACAACACTACAGACGCATCGGGCTTCAAACGGCACGTCATTTCCATTCATACCAAGGACTACCCCCACCGGTGTGACTACTGCAAGAAGGGCTTCCGTAGGCCCTCAGAGAAAAACCAGCACATAATGAGGCACCACAAAGACACCTTGCTGTAA